A window of Apium graveolens cultivar Ventura chromosome 8, ASM990537v1, whole genome shotgun sequence contains these coding sequences:
- the LOC141678738 gene encoding large ribosomal RNA subunit accumulation protein YCED homolog 1, chloroplastic-like, with amino-acid sequence MPLLLSSSSILPFSQNNQINSLDSGYLRGYHRNSYSTLKCTSTHCIITQNLFRTGKSIIVNPKNKPLKKFRSIFVECMNSNLEFFDSNSGVTKEWSYPEDEGNDDIDSPWEGAVVYQRNASMSHVEYCTTLERLGLGEYSTKVSKSRASLMGIRVTKAVKDYPLGTPVMVSIDITRKKQKLRLDGIIRAVLTLGCNRCGQPAAKCVFSNFSLLLTEEPVEEPDILDMGVLFGDSTNKGVGEELDDDSIDWEDRLYFPREEKTIDISKHIRDMVHLEITINSVCDPTCKGLCLDCGTNLNHSSCSCGKKKAKETAYGPLGDLKERMQQS; translated from the exons ATGCCTCTTCTATTATCTTCATCATCGATTCTTCCCTTTTCGCAAAATAACCAGATTAATTCTCTTGATTCAGGATATCTCAGGGGATATCACAGAAATTCTTACTCCACCCTGAAATGTACTTCTACACACTGCATAATTACTCAAAACCTATTTCGGACTGGCAAAAGCATAATTGTAAATCCCAAAAACAAACCACTTAAAAAATTCAGGTCTATATTTGTAGAATGTATGAACTCCAATTTGGAGTTTTTTGATAGCAATAGCGGGGTTACTAAAGAGTGGAGTTACCCAGAAGATGAAGGCAATGATGACATAGATTCACCATGGGAAGGAGCTGTTGTATATCAGAGAAATGCATCAATGTCACATGTAGAATACTGCACAACCTTAGAAAGGCTGGGTTTAGGAGAATATTCAACTAAGGTCTCAAAGTCTAGAGCTTCTCTGATGGGGATACGTGTCACAAAGGCTGTGAAGGACTATCCTTTAGGAACACCTGTAATGGTATCAATTGATATAACAAGAAAAAAGCAGAAGCTGAGGCTTGATGGGATCATACGTGCAGTTCTCACTCTTGGCTGCAACAG ATGTGGCCAACCTGCAGCAAAGTGTGTGTTCTCCAACTTTTCACTTCTGCTAACTGAAGAACCTGTTGAGGAGCCCGATATTCTAGATATGGGTGTTCTATTCGGAGATTCGACTAACAAGGGAGTAGGAGAGGAACTAGACGATGATTCAATTGATTGGGAAGACCGGCTCTATTTCCCTCGTGAAGAAAAGACCATCGACATTTCAAAGCATATAAGAGATATGGTGCACCTTGAAATTACAATTAATTCAGTATGTGATCCTACGTGTAAAGGATTGTGTCTGGATTGCGGTACAAACCTCAACCATAGTAGCTGCAGTTGTGGCAAAAAGAAGGCGAAAGAGACAGCTTATGGGCCTCTTGGAGATCTGAAAGAGAGAATGCAGCAAAGTTGA